In Alicyclobacillus macrosporangiidus CPP55, a single window of DNA contains:
- a CDS encoding ComF family protein: protein MPSITWPFRIRRGWNTALNWVFPGDHLPCVLCRRPVPPDVAQTGDVHLCPFCFQDIAQIRVSCRVRRLPFAGEGLPVVAAVRHDGFVRNLIRQWKYDGAIELTEWFADWASTAWREVQGLASLQRRGPAPVPGQSPVRDAVSQGRGPVPLCLPGMPDALVPVPPAPDRLRQRGYDHTALLAARLSRHLGVPVLHALTRAVAAGAVTRSQTAKARRDRMRSLEGAFRLARQAPSLQGRRLLLVDDVVTTGATLRACAKVLTAAGARNLVGLVVAEVA from the coding sequence GTGCCTTCGATCACGTGGCCGTTTCGAATCCGCCGGGGGTGGAATACGGCCCTGAATTGGGTGTTCCCGGGTGATCACCTGCCGTGCGTCCTCTGCCGGCGGCCTGTACCGCCGGACGTGGCGCAGACTGGGGACGTTCACCTCTGCCCGTTCTGTTTCCAGGACATCGCCCAGATCCGGGTGTCTTGCCGCGTCCGGCGCCTGCCGTTTGCAGGCGAAGGCCTTCCTGTGGTGGCGGCGGTGCGGCACGACGGCTTTGTGCGCAACCTCATCCGGCAGTGGAAATACGATGGAGCCATTGAGTTGACCGAGTGGTTCGCCGACTGGGCGTCGACGGCTTGGCGGGAGGTGCAAGGCCTCGCGTCTCTGCAAAGGAGGGGCCCGGCGCCGGTCCCGGGGCAGTCGCCGGTGCGCGACGCGGTGTCGCAAGGGAGAGGCCCGGTCCCGCTGTGCCTACCCGGGATGCCGGATGCCCTGGTGCCTGTCCCGCCGGCGCCCGACCGGCTTCGCCAACGGGGGTACGATCACACGGCTCTGCTCGCCGCCCGTCTCAGCCGGCACCTCGGGGTCCCGGTGCTGCACGCGCTGACTCGTGCGGTCGCAGCGGGAGCGGTCACGCGTTCACAGACGGCGAAGGCGCGGCGGGATCGCATGAGAAGCCTCGAAGGCGCCTTCCGCCTCGCTCGCCAGGCACCGTCGCTACAGGGCCGCCGGTTGCTGTTGGTGGACGACGTGGTCACCACGGGCGCCACGTTGAGGGC
- a CDS encoding DegV family protein, translating to MEQIAFVTDSTAYLTPEQVRAHGITVVPLSVIFGDVAYREGVDITAEAFYEKLAEAKTLPSTSQPPVGKFVEVFERLLQDHDTVLCYLLSAKLSGTVRAAETAAGMVEGRVRVIDSEYASYGIAGPLLDGVRMAEQGASSDEIVAYWERIRSQVKSLFIIDTLEYLHRGGRIGGAAAVLGSLLQIKPILTVVDGRLDLFDKVRTHRRAMERMLAEFDAAASGGARLRVGVVHSRRLAEAEDLCRQLTAKYPNIEVEISELGPVIGTHTGPGVLAILYYPALEG from the coding sequence ATGGAACAAATTGCATTTGTCACGGACAGCACAGCCTACCTGACTCCTGAACAGGTCAGGGCTCACGGGATCACCGTGGTACCTCTCAGCGTCATCTTCGGGGATGTGGCGTACCGCGAGGGTGTGGACATCACGGCGGAGGCGTTTTATGAGAAGCTCGCGGAGGCCAAGACGCTGCCCTCTACGTCCCAGCCGCCGGTGGGCAAGTTCGTGGAGGTGTTTGAAAGGCTTCTCCAAGACCACGACACCGTCCTGTGCTATCTGTTGTCCGCCAAATTGAGCGGGACGGTGCGCGCGGCGGAGACGGCCGCGGGGATGGTCGAAGGCCGGGTGCGGGTGATCGACTCGGAATACGCGAGCTATGGCATCGCCGGCCCATTGCTCGACGGTGTGCGGATGGCGGAACAAGGGGCGTCCTCCGACGAGATCGTCGCGTATTGGGAACGCATCCGATCCCAGGTGAAGTCCCTGTTCATCATCGACACGCTGGAGTATCTGCACCGCGGCGGGCGCATCGGGGGCGCTGCAGCGGTATTGGGATCGCTGTTGCAGATCAAGCCCATTCTGACCGTGGTGGACGGGCGGTTGGATCTGTTTGACAAGGTGCGCACCCACCGGCGCGCCATGGAGCGGATGTTGGCAGAGTTCGACGCCGCCGCGTCCGGCGGAGCTCGCCTGCGGGTCGGGGTGGTGCACAGCCGGCGGTTGGCGGAGGCGGAGGATCTGTGCAGGCAGCTGACCGCCAAATACCCGAACATCGAAGTGGAGATCAGCGAACTGGGCCCCGTCATCGGGACGCACACGGGTCCGGGCGTCTTGGCTATCCTGTACTACCCTGCGCTGGAGGGGTGA